Proteins encoded in a region of the Fusarium keratoplasticum isolate Fu6.1 chromosome 13, whole genome shotgun sequence genome:
- a CDS encoding Amidase produces the protein MNNNGFVACCGRIQGPPCSLHDVVEGCGAVIFARTTQPQSVMHLETNSNIYGRTVNPWNRNLSAGGSSGGEGALVGFRGSPQGLGGDIGGSIRSPAANNGVYGFKPTPFRVGNTGGMGLIVGQEGIIGCIGPLSPTLSGIELFMKAYLDTMPWVRENYLVPIPWRDVELPKTLKIGIMWSDGIVKPHPPIHRALSQVANALKSADFEVVDWQSKDHDECWKLTSALYYEDGGDRLRYMLKMGDEQVLPLTEWLLGQEEVKARSVEEV, from the exons ATGAACAACAACGGCTTTGTGGCCTGTTGTGGTCGTATCCAAGGTCCTCCTTGCAGCCTACATGACGTTGTTGAAGGATGTGGCGCCGTCATCTTTGCGAGAACAACCCAGCCGCAGTCAGTGATGCATCTCGAAACGAACAGTAACATCTACGGCCGGACAGTCAATCCATGGAACCGCAATCTCAGCGCAGGTGGAAGCTCTGGAGGTGAAGGTGCTTTGGTTGGCTTTCGCGGGAGCCCTCAG GGTCTTGGCGGCGACATTGGCGGCTCGATCAGATCTCCCGCCGCCAACAATGGCGTCTACGGTTTCAAGCCGACACCTTTCCGGGTTGGAAACACTGGTGGCATGGGCCTCATAGTTGGCCAAGAAGG CATCATAGGTTGCATTGGGCCGTTATCGCCAACTCTCTCTGGCATTGAGCTGTTTATGAAGGCCTACCTCGACACCATGCCGTGGGTTAGAGAGAATTATCTAGTCCCGATACCTTGGCGAGATGTTGAGCTCCCAAAGACACTCAAAATTGGTATAATGTGGTCTGATGGAATTGTCAAACCCCACCCACCCATTCACCGAGCCCTTTCACAGGTTGCCAACGCACTCAAGTCGGCCGACTTCGAAGTTGTCGACTGGCAGTCCAAGGACCACGACGAGTGCTGGAAGCTAACGAGCGCCCTGTATtatgaagatggaggcgacCGCCTTCGATATATGCTGAAGATGGGCGATGAGCAAGTGTTGCCCTTGACCGAATGGCtactgggtcaagaggaggTGAAAGCTAGAAGCGTGGAGGAAGTTTGA